In Gossypium arboreum isolate Shixiya-1 chromosome 5, ASM2569848v2, whole genome shotgun sequence, a single genomic region encodes these proteins:
- the LOC108452213 gene encoding senescence-specific cysteine protease SAG12-like, with translation MATNVCQNMCLAYLLVLSIWISHARCRPLNEEHMLKRHEEWMAMHGRVYTDSAEHEKRFAIFKENVERIDAFNNGAEKGYKLGVNKFADLTNEEFHSLHTGYKRQSFELMSNSKPANFRHGNVTAAPTVVDWRKKGAVTSVKDQGSCGCCWAFSAVAAIEGITALKKGKLISLSEQQLVDNGENEGCEGGFMDTAFQFIKSIHGLTSEANYPYQGSEGACRKKEANPAATITGYEDVPPNNEKALLQAVANQPVSVAIEGSGWSFQFYKSGVFSGECDTYLDNAVTLVGYGTNSDGTKYWLAKNSWGTDWGEKGYMKLERDVAAKEGLCGVAMKASYPLA, from the exons ATGGCTACAAATGTATGCCAAAACATGTGCTTGGCTTATCTCCTTGTTTTGTCCATCTGGATTTCACATGCCCGCTGTCGCCCTCTCAATGAGGAACACATGCTGAAGAGGCATGAAGAATGGATGGCTATGCATGGCCGCGTCTACACAGACTCAGCCGAGCACGAGAAACGCTTTGCAATATTTAAGGAAAACGTTGAACGTATCGATGCTTTTAATAACGGTGCGGAGAAAGGATATAAGCTAGGTGTAAACAAATTTGCAGACTTAACTAATGAGGAATTCCATTCCCTACACACTGGTTACAAACGCCAGTCTTTTGAATTGATGTCAAATTCAAAACCCGCAAATTTCCGCCATGGAAATGTAACCGCTGCGCCTACTGTTGTGGACTGGAGGAAAAAGGGTGCCGTGACCTCTGTCAAGGATCAAGGCTCATGCG GATGTTGTTGGGCGTTTTCAGCAGTAGCGGCTATAGAAGGCATAACAGCACTCAAGAAAGGGAAGTTAATTTCATTGTCAGAGCAGCAACTTGTGGACAATGGTGAAAATGAAGGATGTGAGGGTGGCTTTATGGACACTGCCTTTCAGTTCATCAAAAGTATCCATGGCCTAACATCAGAAGCTAACTACCCTTACCAGGGATCGGAAGGAGCTTGCAGAAAGAAGGAAGCAAATCCTGCGGCAACTATAACCGGCTACGAAGATGTACCGCCTAATAACGAAAAGGCCTTGTTACAAGCAGTGGCCAACCAACCAGTTTCTGTTGCTATAGAAGGAAGTGGATGGTCTTTCCAGTTTTACAAGAGCGGGGTCTTCTCCGGGGAGTGTGACACTTACCTTGACAATGCTGTCACGTTGGTTGGGTACGGAACCAACTCGGATGGTACCAAGTACTGGTTGGCGAAGAATTCGTGGGGTACTGACTGGGGTGAGAAAGGGTATATGAAGCTCGAGAGGGATGTTGCTGCCAAGGAAGGCCTTTGTGGCGTTGCCATGAAAGCTTCTTACCCACTTGCATGA
- the LOC108452618 gene encoding heavy metal-associated isoprenylated plant protein 29-like isoform X1, which translates to MAVSSVSIVFICNTHITKEKSVLHQTILEMRVHMDCEGCAVKIKKALGKLKGVDSVDVDMRMQKVTVMGWAVSDQKKMLKRVRKSGKRAELWPYPYKPDNQFYYEYYERQPTITYHATGHSSSYYYYKHGNDGHDHGYYQPPPYSTLVDEQASSIFSDENPHACSIM; encoded by the exons ATGGCGGTTAGTTCTGTTTCTATCGTTTTTATATGTAACACACACATTACCAAAGAAAAATCAGTTTTGCATCAAACT ATATTAGAGATGAGAGTACATATGGACTGTGAAGGCTGCGCGGTCAAGATAAAGAAGGCTCTTGGAAAACTCAAGG GAGTGGACAGTGTAGATGTGGATATGAGGATGCAAAAGGTAACGGTCATGGGGTGGGCAGTGTCAGACcagaagaagatgttgaaaaGAGTGAGAAAAAGCGGAAAAAGAGCAGAGCTGTGGCCGTATCCATACAAACCTGACAACCAATTTTACTACGAATACTATGAAAGACAACCCACGATTACTTACCATGCAACCGGCCATTCATCGTCCTACTACTACTACAAGCATGGGAATGATGGCCATGATCATGGTTACTATCAGCCACCACCTTATTCAACTCTTGTTGATGAACAAGCCAGCTCTATCTTCAGCGATGAAAATCCACACGCTTGCTCCataatgtga
- the LOC108452703 gene encoding uncharacterized protein LOC108452703, translating into MFKVTHNCKQLQQSEKKLRNLNSMAEKEGGIVKKGHDEGMKMAIGLLEEFGLPLGLLPLADVIEVGFVRNTGYMWIVQKKKVEHKFQMISKLVSYDTEITGFVDKKQIKKLKGVKARELMLWPPVNEIVVDDPSTGKIHFKSLAGVTKTFPVDAFAAGQ; encoded by the coding sequence ATGTTTAAGGTCACACACAACTGCAAGCAATTGCAACAAAGTGAAAAAAAGTTGAGAAATCTAAATTCAATGGCAGAGAAGGAAGGGGGGATTGTGAAGAAAGGGCATGATGAGGGAATGAAAATGGCTATTGGTCTTCTGGAAGAGTTTGGGCTCCCATTGGGACTTCTCCCTCTTGCAGATGTGATTGAAGTTGGTTTCGTAAGGAATACAGGTTACATGTGGATTGTGCAGAAAAAGAAGGTTGAACACAAATTTCAGATGATCAGCAAACTGGTGAGTTATGACACTGAAATTACTGGTTTTGTTGACAAGAAGCAGATCAAGAAGCTGAAGGGAGTTAAGGCTAGAGAACTCATGTTATGGCCTCCAGTGAATGAGATTGTAGTGGACGATCCATCCACTGGCAAAATTCACTTCAAGAGCCTCGCTGGTGTAACCAAGACCTTTCCAGTTGACGCATTCGCTGCCGGGCAGTAA
- the LOC108452215 gene encoding senescence-specific cysteine protease SAG39-like: protein MASISQCLFLIFVLGIWASQASSRSVPEVSMSDRFEQWVSSYIRLYQDAAEKEKRFQIFKENMEYIEYHNADANKKYKLGVNEFTDLTNEEFKAMRNGYKMRSSNTVAASKTTSFRYENVSAVPSSMDWRKKGAVTGIKDQGQCGCCWAFSAVAAMEGISKLKTGTLISLSEQELVDCDVNGEDQGCNGGLMDDAFEFIISNKGLTTETNYPYEGVDGSCNKKKSANHAAKITGFEDVPSNSESALLKAVANQPVSVAIDAGGSDFQHYKSGVFTGECTTFLDHGVTTVGYGEAEDGTKYWLVKNSWGTSWGEDGYIRMQRDIDAAEGLCGIAMEASYPTA, encoded by the exons ATGGCTTCGATAAGTCAATGTTTGTTCTTAATCTTTGTTTTGGGAATTTGGGCTTCTCAGGCCTCGTCCCGTTCTGTTCCTGAGGTATCTATGTCTGACAGGTTTGAACAATGGGTGTCTAGCTATATCAGACTTTATCAGGATGCAGCAGAGAAGGAGAAACGTTTCCAGATATTCAAGGAAAATATGGAGTATATCGAATACCACAATGCTGATGCCAACAAAAAGTACAAGCTAGGTGTTAATGAATTTACGGACTTGACCAATGAAGAGTTTAAAGCCATGAGAAATGGGTACAAAATGCGATCTTCCAACACTGTTGCAGCTTCGAAAACAACTTCTTTCAGGTATGAAAATGTTAGTGCAGTTCCATCTAgcatggattggagaaagaaaggAGCTGTGACCGGCATCAAGGACCAAGGCCAATGTG GATGCTGCTGGGCGTTCTCAGCTGTGGCAGCCATGGAAGGTATTAGCAAGCTCAAAACTGGTACATTGATCTCACTATCAGAGCAAGAGTTAGTTGATTGTGATGTCAATGGCGAAGACCAAGGCTGCAATGGTGGTCTCATGGATGATGCTTTTGAATTTATCATTTCAAACAAAGGACTTACTACCGAAACCAATTACCCCTATGAAGGAGTTGATGGAAGCTGCAACAAGAAAAAATCAGCCAACCATGCTGCCAAGATCACTGGTTTTGAAGACGTACCTTCAAACAGCGAGTCAGCACTGTTAAAAGCTGTGGCCAATCAGCCAGTTTCAGTTGCCATTGATGCTGGTGGGTCTGACTTCCAGCACTACAAAAGTGGTGTCTTCACTGGCGAATGCACTACCTTCCTTGATCATGGGGTTACAACAGTTGGCTATGGAGAAGCTGAAGACGGGACCAAGTATTGGTTGGTGAAGAATTCATGGGGCACTAGCTGGGGTGAGGATGGATACATTAGAATGCAGAGAGATATTGATGCTGCAGAAGGTCTTTGCGGTATTGCAATGGAAGCCTCTTACCCAACTGCTTGA
- the LOC108452618 gene encoding heavy metal-associated isoprenylated plant protein 28-like isoform X2 — MAILEMRVHMDCEGCAVKIKKALGKLKGVDSVDVDMRMQKVTVMGWAVSDQKKMLKRVRKSGKRAELWPYPYKPDNQFYYEYYERQPTITYHATGHSSSYYYYKHGNDGHDHGYYQPPPYSTLVDEQASSIFSDENPHACSIM; from the exons ATGGCG ATATTAGAGATGAGAGTACATATGGACTGTGAAGGCTGCGCGGTCAAGATAAAGAAGGCTCTTGGAAAACTCAAGG GAGTGGACAGTGTAGATGTGGATATGAGGATGCAAAAGGTAACGGTCATGGGGTGGGCAGTGTCAGACcagaagaagatgttgaaaaGAGTGAGAAAAAGCGGAAAAAGAGCAGAGCTGTGGCCGTATCCATACAAACCTGACAACCAATTTTACTACGAATACTATGAAAGACAACCCACGATTACTTACCATGCAACCGGCCATTCATCGTCCTACTACTACTACAAGCATGGGAATGATGGCCATGATCATGGTTACTATCAGCCACCACCTTATTCAACTCTTGTTGATGAACAAGCCAGCTCTATCTTCAGCGATGAAAATCCACACGCTTGCTCCataatgtga